The following coding sequences lie in one Anguilla anguilla isolate fAngAng1 chromosome 14, fAngAng1.pri, whole genome shotgun sequence genomic window:
- the tmem167a gene encoding protein kish-A, with the protein MSAIFNFQSLLTVILLLICTCAYLRALAPSLLDKNKTGVLGIFWKCARIGERKSPYVACCCIVMAATILFAE; encoded by the exons ATG tctgcCATTTTCAACTTTCAGAGCCTCCTCACagtcatcctcctcctcatctgcACGTGTGCCTACCTCCGGGCCCTCGCTCCCAGCCTGCTGGACAAGAACAAAACCGG GGTTTTGGGAATATTCTGGAAATGTGCAAGAATAG GTGAGCGGAAGAGCCCGTACGTGGCCTGCTGCTGCATCGTCATGGCCGCGACCATCCTGTTCGCGGAGTAG